In one Cytobacillus luteolus genomic region, the following are encoded:
- a CDS encoding Ger(x)C family spore germination protein, with protein sequence MKRALYLFSFICCLLLLTGCWDAHDLQTENHVSSLGFDYKEGNYIVYAQLFSFGNLAKQAGTPSGKPSVYIGKGEGKAILSAIDNLVSNSHLRLNFSHVKTIVLSEEFLEHGEFDKLIDGMTRNRQLRLKPYIYGTKEKVEDILTISGYFNLPPMYTNLVMPEDHFKQRSHIPPIMLHEFIIDIYEPATTVQLPSVKITTKWKEQGKETEVVTLDGIYAIEKGRLKGWLSESELNGKRWLNGDYNKSLTTLESNNELTVVQIFKPKGKVVINTTNPLSFRLHLTGKGAIIEQGNKLAENAIEKELNKVITREIETTFTTAIAQGIDIYNVKEKIYRSNLQGWKEIQDNQVELTRESLKDIVIDIELTHAGDRKMKNKGY encoded by the coding sequence ATGAAAAGAGCTCTATATCTTTTCTCGTTTATATGTTGCCTCTTACTTCTTACTGGGTGTTGGGACGCACACGACTTGCAAACTGAAAACCATGTGTCCAGTTTAGGATTTGACTACAAAGAGGGAAACTATATTGTGTATGCACAATTGTTTAGCTTCGGTAATCTTGCCAAGCAAGCAGGTACACCTTCTGGGAAACCGTCTGTATATATAGGAAAAGGAGAAGGAAAAGCCATCCTATCAGCAATTGATAATCTTGTCAGTAACTCTCATTTACGGCTTAACTTCTCTCATGTAAAGACAATTGTTTTATCTGAGGAATTTTTGGAACATGGGGAATTTGATAAGTTGATAGATGGTATGACGCGGAACCGACAGCTTCGTCTGAAACCTTATATTTATGGTACAAAGGAAAAGGTAGAAGACATCCTGACTATCTCAGGATATTTTAACTTACCGCCAATGTATACCAACTTAGTGATGCCAGAAGATCATTTTAAGCAAAGGTCTCATATTCCACCAATCATGCTACATGAATTTATCATTGATATTTATGAACCTGCTACTACGGTTCAACTGCCTTCTGTAAAGATTACAACAAAGTGGAAAGAACAAGGCAAAGAAACTGAAGTGGTAACATTGGATGGGATTTATGCTATTGAGAAAGGGAGATTAAAAGGGTGGCTTTCGGAAAGTGAACTTAACGGTAAACGCTGGCTGAATGGAGATTATAATAAAAGCTTGACTACATTAGAATCGAATAACGAGTTGACGGTTGTTCAAATATTCAAACCTAAGGGGAAGGTTGTAATTAACACTACAAATCCCCTCAGTTTTAGATTACATCTAACAGGAAAAGGTGCCATTATTGAACAGGGAAATAAATTGGCTGAAAATGCAATAGAGAAGGAATTGAACAAAGTCATTACAAGAGAAATTGAGACCACTTTCACAACAGCAATTGCGCAGGGAATTGACATTTACAATGTTAAAGAAAAAATCTATCGTTCCAATTTGCAAGGATGGAAAGAGATTCAAGATAATCAAGTAGAATTGACGAGGGAATCATTAAAGGACATTGTCATTGATATTGAATTAACGCATGCTGGAGATCGAAAGATGAAGAACAAGGGATATTAA
- a CDS encoding spore germination protein produces the protein MMKANNNIEDVPMPIKVEEGYFKEVFKNCGDVKFETYTLGLKATDYIFIYTEGLIASDKINEIILPSLSKMQTNQDGNVQITHRLLQINPIEVKTAKDMTDVITKIFSGELILLTNEELYSINIANPPIRTPEESNTESSIRGPRDGFIEDITTNIALIRKRLKTKSLAVENFVLGTRSKTKVSLLYVSDVIDKSIVDEVKKRINNIEIDVVVSSSELEELLADRKLSLFPLIDYIGTADFAVTSLIRGRFIVIIDGVPNVLIGPTNLLHLLKSPDDAHSPFYIIAFQRLLRLVGITLAIFLPGFWLSVSVFNMDQIPFPLLATITVSRMGLPFSATIELLLMLGLFELFREAGIRLPKAVGQTVAVVGGLIIGESAIQAGITSPTMLVVTGVTVVSSFTLVNQSLNGTVVLLRFFVVILSAFLGMFGFIMALLFIVLYLSTIKSFGVPYLTPISPLVLEELTGAVLRLPWSKLRKRPESLRAVNTTRQGDDTP, from the coding sequence ATGATGAAAGCAAACAATAATATCGAAGATGTTCCTATGCCCATAAAAGTGGAGGAAGGCTACTTTAAGGAAGTATTCAAAAATTGTGGAGATGTAAAATTTGAAACCTATACACTAGGTCTTAAAGCAACAGACTACATTTTTATCTATACAGAAGGATTAATTGCTTCTGATAAAATTAATGAAATTATTTTGCCTAGCCTAAGCAAAATGCAGACAAATCAAGACGGAAATGTACAAATAACCCATAGATTACTTCAAATTAACCCTATTGAAGTTAAAACTGCAAAAGATATGACTGACGTGATTACAAAAATTTTTTCAGGGGAATTAATCTTATTAACGAATGAAGAGCTGTATTCAATAAACATCGCCAACCCTCCTATTCGTACTCCAGAAGAATCGAATACAGAATCGTCTATTAGAGGACCACGTGATGGATTTATTGAGGATATTACAACGAATATTGCTCTCATACGAAAGCGTTTGAAAACTAAATCACTTGCTGTTGAAAATTTTGTCCTTGGCACAAGGAGTAAAACGAAAGTTTCCTTGCTATATGTTTCGGATGTGATAGATAAGTCAATCGTTGACGAAGTAAAGAAGAGGATTAACAATATTGAGATCGATGTGGTAGTTAGTAGCAGTGAGTTAGAGGAACTTTTAGCAGATAGAAAGCTTTCCTTGTTTCCTTTAATTGATTACATTGGTACTGCAGATTTTGCGGTTACATCTTTAATTAGAGGAAGGTTTATTGTGATCATTGATGGTGTGCCGAATGTATTAATTGGTCCAACCAATTTGTTACATTTGTTAAAATCACCTGATGATGCCCATTCACCATTCTATATTATTGCATTTCAGCGCTTACTACGATTAGTAGGGATTACTTTAGCTATCTTTCTTCCAGGGTTTTGGTTATCTGTTTCCGTTTTCAATATGGATCAAATTCCTTTTCCGTTACTTGCTACAATTACGGTGTCTAGAATGGGACTTCCTTTTTCGGCGACAATTGAATTACTTCTTATGCTTGGTTTATTTGAATTGTTTCGTGAAGCCGGGATACGTCTTCCAAAGGCAGTTGGCCAAACCGTTGCGGTAGTAGGAGGATTAATAATCGGAGAATCAGCAATACAAGCAGGAATTACTTCTCCAACGATGCTTGTTGTTACAGGTGTAACTGTAGTGTCATCGTTTACACTAGTTAATCAATCTTTAAATGGTACTGTTGTACTTCTAAGGTTCTTTGTCGTCATTCTATCAGCCTTTTTAGGGATGTTTGGATTTATCATGGCTCTTTTATTTATCGTTCTTTATCTATCAACTATTAAAAGCTTTGGGGTTCCATATCTAACCCCAATTTCTCCACTTGTTTTAGAGGAATTAACTGGTGCGGTTTTAAGATTGCCATGGTCGAAATTAAGAAAACGGCCAGAATCACTAAGAGCTGTAAACACTACAAGACAAGGAGATGATACCCCGTAA
- a CDS encoding endospore germination permease, producing MSKIGGYHLFAIILLSTGLMNHVIIVPLLLVRSGRDSWMVILLIGTLFLLLSLPLHYIHKKSNSEPIFSWVESRLGNKMSVFLSYVSVFVLLLLSMVTLKDTVTWVKYSYLPDTPVVVSTILLLLLCCISAYYGLGTIAISAGFIFPSIIILGHFVMAANLPKKDYSLLFPLFENGYGTIVQGAFVVAGGLSELIIILFLQHHLKSRLKLWVLFLLAFMLMGLIIGPVTGIISTFGPYEASELRYPAYTLWRLLQIGKYITNVDFLALYQWSSGSFIRLSLTFLLVIELIGIKQIRAKLVMLSALFVLMLVTVLLPISDNQLLYLIHTYYFPIVVGWFFLLLTVFGIVSFLSKEVIQHDESKQ from the coding sequence ATGTCAAAAATAGGAGGGTATCATCTATTTGCCATTATCCTGTTATCAACAGGGCTGATGAATCATGTTATCATTGTCCCTCTATTATTAGTTCGTTCAGGACGTGATTCTTGGATGGTAATTCTATTAATAGGTACTCTCTTTTTACTCCTCAGCTTACCTTTGCATTATATTCATAAGAAATCAAACAGTGAGCCAATCTTTTCTTGGGTTGAGTCAAGGCTAGGAAACAAGATGTCTGTTTTTCTCTCATATGTATCGGTCTTTGTTTTACTCCTTCTATCGATGGTTACTTTAAAAGACACGGTTACATGGGTGAAATATTCTTATCTGCCAGATACACCAGTTGTTGTATCAACTATTCTTTTACTCCTCCTTTGTTGTATTAGTGCTTATTATGGATTGGGGACCATTGCGATAAGCGCAGGGTTTATTTTCCCAAGTATTATTATCTTAGGTCACTTTGTTATGGCTGCAAATCTCCCCAAAAAGGATTATAGCCTACTCTTCCCATTATTTGAAAATGGGTATGGAACCATAGTACAAGGAGCCTTTGTCGTCGCCGGAGGTTTGTCGGAGCTAATTATTATTCTCTTTTTACAGCACCATTTAAAAAGTAGACTTAAGTTATGGGTGCTCTTTCTCTTAGCTTTCATGCTAATGGGGCTAATTATTGGCCCAGTTACAGGAATTATCTCAACATTTGGACCTTACGAGGCCAGTGAATTGCGATACCCAGCTTACACTTTATGGCGATTGCTCCAAATCGGAAAATACATTACAAATGTCGATTTTCTCGCTTTATATCAATGGTCATCCGGTTCATTCATTCGCCTGTCCCTCACCTTTTTACTGGTGATTGAACTTATTGGAATTAAACAAATAAGAGCTAAACTAGTGATGTTAAGTGCTCTGTTTGTCCTCATGCTTGTTACTGTATTACTTCCTATAAGTGATAATCAGCTACTTTATCTTATTCATACGTATTACTTTCCCATTGTAGTAGGGTGGTTCTTCCTATTGTTGACCGTTTTTGGCATTGTGAGTTTCCTATCAAAAGAGGTGATACAACATGATGAAAGCAAACAATAA
- a CDS encoding FAD-dependent monooxygenase has translation MKKEAIIIGAGIGGLCTAIALQNKGWNISVFDKATALTEVGAGIVLASNALHALDKLGVGHLVRARGASVGRAEIRTWHGDLLVDFSTSEHTESYLINRGILQQILLDSLQAGTSIQLNTTLVTINQNDEKVEAVLSNGDKIVGDVLIGADGFHSVVREQLFGVDEPRYGGYTALRGICNFNDSNYATEHGGGFEAWGRGKRFGFSHIGQGKVFWFAAINMPQGIEIRKGERKKVALQAFDGWYNPVEAVIKATDESAILHHDIFDRKPIAQWSKGKITLVGDAAHPMLPNLGQGGAQAMEDAVELANCLSTPHPVAESLRIFEKKRIPRTNKIVTQSRRMARLVQMENPLAIKARNLVFQMVPSSRLSGRLRWLVDYKV, from the coding sequence TTGAAAAAGGAAGCAATTATCATTGGTGCAGGTATAGGTGGATTATGTACAGCCATTGCTTTACAAAATAAAGGGTGGAATATTTCTGTTTTTGACAAAGCTACTGCACTGACTGAAGTAGGGGCAGGGATTGTGTTGGCGTCTAATGCACTACATGCTCTTGATAAACTTGGTGTTGGCCACCTAGTTCGGGCAAGAGGAGCCTCTGTAGGACGAGCAGAGATTCGTACTTGGCATGGTGACCTACTTGTAGACTTTTCAACATCGGAGCATACTGAAAGCTATCTTATCAATAGAGGTATACTACAACAGATTTTATTGGATTCATTACAAGCAGGGACATCTATTCAGTTAAACACAACTCTCGTAACCATAAATCAAAACGATGAGAAAGTTGAAGCTGTTCTCTCTAATGGAGATAAGATAGTGGGGGATGTGCTTATCGGTGCGGACGGCTTTCATTCGGTAGTAAGAGAGCAATTATTTGGTGTAGACGAACCTAGGTATGGCGGATATACAGCTTTAAGAGGAATTTGCAATTTTAATGATTCAAACTACGCAACAGAGCACGGTGGCGGCTTCGAGGCTTGGGGTCGCGGAAAAAGGTTCGGTTTCTCACATATTGGTCAAGGGAAGGTGTTTTGGTTTGCAGCGATAAACATGCCTCAAGGTATAGAAATCCGAAAAGGCGAGAGGAAAAAGGTAGCTTTACAAGCTTTTGATGGCTGGTATAACCCAGTCGAAGCTGTTATAAAAGCCACCGACGAGTCAGCTATATTGCATCATGATATCTTTGACCGCAAACCAATAGCACAATGGAGTAAAGGAAAAATAACATTGGTGGGTGATGCTGCTCATCCCATGCTTCCAAACTTAGGGCAAGGCGGAGCACAAGCTATGGAAGATGCAGTCGAACTGGCTAACTGTTTATCTACTCCTCATCCAGTTGCTGAATCTTTACGTATTTTCGAAAAGAAGAGAATACCGCGTACAAATAAAATAGTCACACAATCGAGACGAATGGCTAGGCTTGTTCAGATGGAAAATCCCTTAGCTATTAAAGCGAGGAATCTAGTGTTTCAAATGGTTCCATCAAGTAGACTATCGGGACGTTTACGTTGGCTGGTTGATTATAAGGTGTAA